One Misgurnus anguillicaudatus chromosome 22, ASM2758022v2, whole genome shotgun sequence DNA segment encodes these proteins:
- the rsph4a gene encoding radial spoke head protein 4 homolog A: MERENERELAAAAFKAFLMRNSTKTNRNLYDHLVGLLTKVMDERPENAVDVIEDMSLDLKRMALQEKQDTLRDTPTSSTALLLAEQQKSLFSRGGVDDGDHEDELAESPLQDVAELAFFFEQAGVGLGREETQRIFLALKQLVDTHRVQRCRFWGKMLGLESNYFVAEVEFREGEGEEEEGIEETPEDEEKEEEAREALNETEIIDAADPPPKSTYKPPPAVPREENRTGVNKFTYFVCKEPGLPWVRLPLVSPAQITAARQIRKFFTGRLDAPVVSYPPFPGNEANYLRAQIARISAGTHISPLGFYQLEENEGEDEGPQDTIEENPEFEGIHVNEMTEPLNLWVHHVQHILPQGRCEWVNLTKKSKDDLDEDAEEEEQEEEPDEPEPEVGPPLLTPLSEDAMINDTPPWSIRMSSNLIPQFAIAVLRSNRWPGAHAFAYGKKFGNIYIGWGSKYLGKAYTPPKPPQPQSEYPTGPEITEALDPTVEEEQALKEALEEETAALEETEELEDDEEDED, encoded by the exons GTATGATCATCTCGTTGGATTGTTGACCAAAGTTATGGATGAGCGTCCAGAGAATGCAGTTGATGTGATAGAAGACATGAGTCTTGATCTTAAAAGAATGGCCCTTCAGGAAAAGCAGGACACGTTGCGTGACACTCCGACTTCATCCACAGCTCTGCTATTGGCTGAGCAGCAGAAATCTCTGTTTTCTCGTGGAGGTGTTGATGATGGTGATCATGAGGATGAGTTG GCGGAGTCACCTCTACAGGATGTTGCAGAACTTGCCTTCTTTTTTGAGCAAGCTGGTGTTGGACTGGGAAGAGAAGAGACACAGAGAATCTTTCTGGCCTTGAAACAGCTGGTGGATACCCACCGTGTCCAGCGCTGTCGATTCTGGGGCAAGATGCTGGGCTTGGAAAGCAACTACTTTGTGGCTGAGGTTGAATTCAGAGAGGGCGAAGGGGAGGAAGAGGAGGGAATAGAAGAAACGCCTGAGGATGAGGAGAAAGAGGAAGAGGCACGCGAGGCCCTGAATGAAACTGAGATTATAGATGCT GCTGATCCACCCCCAAAATCCACGTACAAGCCACCACCAGCAGTACCGAGAGAAGAAAATCGCACAGGGGTAAACAAATTCACATATTTCGTGTGCAAAGAGCCTGGATTGCCTTGGGTCAGACTACCTTTAGTCAGCCCGGCTCAGATCACAGCAGCACGACAGATCCGCAAGTTCTTCACAGGCAGACTCGATGCTCCAGTTGTGAGTTATCCACCCTTTCCCGGCAACGAAGCCAACTACCTGCGCGCCCAAATCGCACGGatttcagccggcacccacatcAGTCCTCTGGGATTCTACCAGCTTGAAGAGAATGAAGGTGAGGATGAGGGACCGCAAGACACCATTGAGGAGAATCCTGAATTTGAGGGCATCCATGTGAATGAGATGACTGAGCCATTGAATTTATGGGTCCATCATGTGCAGCATATACTTCCACAG GGCCGCTGTGAGTGGGTAAACCTAACTAAGAAATCTAAGGATGACTTGGATGAAGATGCTGAGGAGGAAGAACAGGAGGAGGAACCTGATGAGCCCGAGCCTGAAGTTGGGCCTCCTCTTTTAACGCCTCTTTCTGAAGATGCAA TGATTAATGACACTCCACCTTGGAGCATTAGGATGTCCTCCAATCTCATTCCTCAGTTTGCCATTGCTGTGCTACGCTCGAACCGCTGGCCAGGAGCTCATGCCTTTGCTTATGGAAA GAAATTTGGAAACATATACATCGGTTGGGGGTCGAAATATCTAGGGAAAGCCTACACTCCACCCAAGCCTCCACAACCTCAGAGTGAGTATCCCACTGGACCTGAAATAACCGAAGCACTGGACCCCACCGTGGAGGAAGAGCAGGCTTTGAAAGAGGCCTTGGAAGAGGAGACGGCTGCCTTGGAGGAGACAGAGGAACTGGAAGACGATGAGGAAGATGAGGATTAA
- the napaa gene encoding N-ethylmaleimide-sensitive factor attachment protein, alpha a isoform X2 gives MYVRAANMFKMAKNWSAAGDAFRKAAKLHLKVQSKHNAAVNFIDAGNAYKKTDPQEAITCFCEAKDIYTDMGRFNMAAKHHISIAEIYESELLDIEKAMAHYEQAADYYKGEESTSAANKCLLKVAIYAAQMEQYQKATEIFEQIGTYSMDTTLLKYGAKDHFFKAALCHFCVDMLNCKLAVQRYEEMFPAFSDARECKLLKKLLDAHDEQNIDAYTEAIKEFDSISRLDQWQTTMLLRIKKTIQDEENDLR, from the exons ATGTATGTCAGAGCTGCCAACATGTTCAAGATGGCAAAGAACTGGAGTG ctgcAGGAGATGCTTTCCGCAAAGCTGCAAAATTGCATTTGAAAGTGCAGAGCAAGCACAATGCAGCCGTGAACTTCATTGATGCTGGCAACGCTTACAAGAAGACCGATCCTCAAG AGGCCATAACTTGTTTCTGTGAGGCCAAGGACATCTACACAGATATG GGGCGTTTCAATATGGCAGCAAAACACCACATATCTATTGCtgaaatctatgagtctgagtTACTGGACATAGAAAAG GCTATGGCTCATTATGAACAAGCAGCAGATTATTATAAAGGGGAGGAGTCCACCAG CGCTGCCAACAAGTGTCTGCTCAAAGTGGCGATCTATGCAGCACAGATGGAGCAGTACCAGAAAGCCACTGAAATATTTGAGCAG ATAGGAACCTATTCAATGGATACAACACTGTTGAAGTATGGTGCAAAGGATCATTTCTTTAAAGCAGCACTCTGCCACTTCTGTGTGGATATGCTCAACTGCAAG TTGGCTGTGCAGAGGTATGAGGAAATGTTTCCTGCATTCTCAGATGCTCGAGAGTGCAAACTTCTCAAg AAGCTTCTTGATGCACATGACGAACAGAACATTGATGCATATACTGAGGCT ATCAAAGAATTTGACTCAATCTCAAGACTTGATCAATGGCAGACCACCATGTTACTGAGAATCAAGAAGACCATTCAGGATGAGGAGAATGACCTTCGCTAA
- the napaa gene encoding N-ethylmaleimide-sensitive factor attachment protein, alpha a isoform X1 — MDYSGKEKEAMAIMAEADKKTKTSHSLFGVFFGSSDKAEEACDMYVRAANMFKMAKNWSAAGDAFRKAAKLHLKVQSKHNAAVNFIDAGNAYKKTDPQEAITCFCEAKDIYTDMGRFNMAAKHHISIAEIYESELLDIEKAMAHYEQAADYYKGEESTSAANKCLLKVAIYAAQMEQYQKATEIFEQIGTYSMDTTLLKYGAKDHFFKAALCHFCVDMLNCKLAVQRYEEMFPAFSDARECKLLKKLLDAHDEQNIDAYTEAIKEFDSISRLDQWQTTMLLRIKKTIQDEENDLR, encoded by the exons ATGGATTATTCTGGAAAAGAAAAGGAAGCTATGGCCATTATGGCTGAGGCGGACAAAAAAACGAAAACGTCGCATTCGTTGTTTGGAGTGTTTTTCGG GAGTTCCGACAAGGCCGAGGAGGCATGTGACATGTATGTCAGAGCTGCCAACATGTTCAAGATGGCAAAGAACTGGAGTG ctgcAGGAGATGCTTTCCGCAAAGCTGCAAAATTGCATTTGAAAGTGCAGAGCAAGCACAATGCAGCCGTGAACTTCATTGATGCTGGCAACGCTTACAAGAAGACCGATCCTCAAG AGGCCATAACTTGTTTCTGTGAGGCCAAGGACATCTACACAGATATG GGGCGTTTCAATATGGCAGCAAAACACCACATATCTATTGCtgaaatctatgagtctgagtTACTGGACATAGAAAAG GCTATGGCTCATTATGAACAAGCAGCAGATTATTATAAAGGGGAGGAGTCCACCAG CGCTGCCAACAAGTGTCTGCTCAAAGTGGCGATCTATGCAGCACAGATGGAGCAGTACCAGAAAGCCACTGAAATATTTGAGCAG ATAGGAACCTATTCAATGGATACAACACTGTTGAAGTATGGTGCAAAGGATCATTTCTTTAAAGCAGCACTCTGCCACTTCTGTGTGGATATGCTCAACTGCAAG TTGGCTGTGCAGAGGTATGAGGAAATGTTTCCTGCATTCTCAGATGCTCGAGAGTGCAAACTTCTCAAg AAGCTTCTTGATGCACATGACGAACAGAACATTGATGCATATACTGAGGCT ATCAAAGAATTTGACTCAATCTCAAGACTTGATCAATGGCAGACCACCATGTTACTGAGAATCAAGAAGACCATTCAGGATGAGGAGAATGACCTTCGCTAA
- the zbed4l2 gene encoding E3 SUMO-protein ligase ZBED1 isoform X1 gives MDNMKKEEEETCVKVQARHCSVAWKYFIKNDGKGTVFCKLCKTTFKFSSNTANMIKHLRVRHRLNIPAVASGGERLCAEEPAHSSTDMNHQHPRCPGNLGPPNLRRRMERFLPFSDRRTSKVWNHYTQLSLYRVECNHCKRQLSFHNSTTSMREHLGRKHSIWDGAVPPHNTADDPAPAPLHPHISQSSLHGSNALNAAFPPVLPITVKEEQQEISLPEMAETKPVCAVGGSASTSIALPHQDTDMNCLMYNFPSGEMNSTSGTSGNRSSTKACSNKRAEVLTDLILVMVFRDLQPLSVVEDKGFRLLLSCLEPNYPVPSPSLLGSLLWHRYHILKQFLQQHLQNSLAPHCLTLCVEHWRSIEGCGVGGDGRLYVTVSAHFVDSQWHLARCVLETLPIPGVKENTMSQRGHARFADTLKAVLSDFQLPENFVFCVVHDTPCGTESSRNEKNTAIDSEYQQEFAGPSHPPPSNLPKGWAPLLCAGQALKLCVQEGLCVETVRQTLVDARAIVLHFQHDANAATALSQKAEAVNKESTCLVLNDPGRWTTAIEMCEGLLELKWVISSVLEEQKVASNLADHQWRLIHELVPVLKTVRIAASFLSEDINGPISALMPCLQGVSRLLGQKIAECSCPVVRGVMERIRAGMDKCWSLSDEDALLDSPAVLSSFLDPRFKELRFLSPHARSKLHDKVKELLSAQAYASEERIQSVEMEEPVDEQDEPAVFGLDDPLPMPAIASLDSPESCGSADEGDGFELQPSEPSVAISSPEHANDCALEVDSPYKAISESKIPSSGTRARSPLRGDSQLNSRVRMSPLPQSMYDILLGEDPTERMPEIHQQLENYIAEPLCRRSLSPLHWWRNKEHRFPAVARLARKYLSIPATAVSADQAFAAKESPVTQRRATLGSKHLDHILFLHQNTDYADLLKVGPSRRETDQRNSVSVNQSRDSLYQTLVSYESKVRVPEDS, from the exons ATGGACAACATGAAGAAAGAGGAGGAAGAAACGTGCGTGAAAGTCCAGGCCCGACATTGCTCGGTGGCCTGGAAGTACTTTATCAAAAATGACGGCAAAGGCACTGTGTTTTGCAAACTGTGTAAGACGACTTTTAAGTTCTCCTCGAATACAGCCAACATGATCAAACACCTGAGAGTGAGACATCGACTCAACATCCCTGCTGTCGCCAGCGGTGGAGAGAGACTGTGTGCGGAAGAGCCAGCGCACAGCAGCACCG ACATGAATCACCAACATCCAAGGTGTCCTGGAAATCTCGGCCCACCAAACCTTAGAAGGAGAATGGAGCGTTTTCTGCCCTTTTCTGATCGGCGCACATCAAAAGTGTGGAACCACTACACTCAACTGAGCCTGTATCGCGTCGAGTGCAACCATTGTAAGAGGCAGCTTTCCTTTCACAACAGCACCACTTCCATGAGAGAACACCTAGGACGAAAACACAGCATTTGGGATGGAGCGGTTCCACCTCACAACACCGCAGACGACCCCGCCCCTGCACCGTTACATCCTCACATAAGTCAGAGCAGTTTGCACGGTAGCAATGCTCTGAATGCTGCTTTTCCGCCAGTGTTACCCATCACCGTAAAAGAGGAGCAGCAAGAGATTTCACTTCCCGAGATGGCAGAAACCAAACCCGTTTGTGCGGTTGGAGGCAGTGCCTCTACGTCTATCGCCCTTCCCCACCAGGACACAGATATGAACTGCCTAATGTATAACTTTCCTTCTGGGGAGATGAACAGCACTAGTGGAACCAGCGGTAACCGCAGTAGCACGAAAGCATGCAGTAACAAGCGAGCGGAGGTGTTAACCGATCTTATCTTAGTGATGGTATTCAGAGACCTTCAACCATTGTCCGTGGTGGAAGACAAGGGATTCAGACTCTTACTGAGTTGCTTAGAGCCCAACTATCCTGTGCCCTCTCCTTCGCTGCTTGGCAGCCTACTTTGGCATCGCTACCATATCCTCAAACAGTTCCTCCAGCAGCATCTTCAAAACAGTTTAGCTCCTCACTGTCTCACCCTCTGCGTTGAGCATTGGCGTTCCATAGAAGGATGTGGGGTTGGAGGTGATGGTCGACTGTATGTTACGGTCAGTGCACATTTCGTAGACTCTCAATGGCACCTGGCACGCTGTGTGCTGGAGACCCTTCCGATACCAGGAGTCAAAGAAAACACAATGTCTCAAAGAGGCCATGCAAGGTTTGCAGATACCTTGAAGGCAGTACTGTCCGATTTCCAGCTTCCGGAGAATTTCGTCTTTTGCGTTGTGCACGACACACCCTGTGGAACGGAATCCAGCAGGAACGAAAAGAACACAGCCATCGATTCGGAATATCAACAGGAATTTGCCGGACCCAGTCATCCACCACCCAGTAATCTCCCAAAGGGATGGGCGCCTCTACTTTGTGCAGGACAAGCCCTGAAACTCTGTGTCCAGGAAGGACTTTGCGTTGAAACCGTCAGACAGACTCTTGTGGATGCCCGTGCCATCGTCTTGCATTTTCAGCATGATGCAAATGCTGCCACGGCACTGAGCCAGAAGGCAGAGGCAGTTAACAAAGAATCCACGTGCCTGGTTTTGAACGACCCAGGCCGTTGGACCACTGCCATTGAGATGTGTGAGGGTCTACTTGAGCTCAAATGGGTAATAAGCTCAGTATTAGAAGAGCAAAAGGTAGCGTCAAACCTGGCAGATCACCAGTGGCGTCTTATACACGAACTGGTCCCGGTGCTTAAAACAGTTCGTATTGCAGCATCGTTTTTGAGTGAGGACATCAACGGCCCCATCTCGGCCCTGATGCCATGTCTTCAAGGAGTATCCCGGCTTCTTGGACAGAAAATAGCAGAGTGCAGCTGTCCTGTAGTGAGAGGAGTTATGGAGAGAATTCGTGCCGGTATGGACAAATGCTGGAGTCTTAGCGATGAAGATGCTCTTTTAGACAGTCCAGCTGTACTCTCTTCGTTTCTGGACCCACGCTTTAAAGAGTTGCGCTTTCTCAGCCCACACGCCCGCAGCAAGCTACATGACAAGGTGAAAGAGCTCCTGTCTGCTCAAGCTTACGCAAGCGAAGAGAGGATCCAAAGCGTAGAAATGGAAGAACCTGTGGATGAACAAGATGAACCTGCAGTTTTTGGATTAGACGACCCCTTGCCTATGCCTGCGATAGCTTCTTTGGATTCTCCTGAATCGTGTGGCTCCGCAGATGAAGGTGATGGCTTTGAGCTGCAACCGAGCGAGCCCTCAGTTGCCATATCATCTCCAGAACACGCCAACGATTGCGCGCTTGAGGTCGACTCACCCTATAAAGCCATCAGCGAAAGTAAAATACCTTCTAGTGGAACCAGGGCGAGATCTCCACTGCGAGGAGATTCGCAGCTTAATTCTCGCGTACGGATGAGTCCTCTACCGCAGAGCATGTATGATATTCTTCTGGGAGAGGACCCAACTGAACGAATGCCCGAGATTCACCAACAGCTGGAAAATTACATAGCGGAGCCCCTCTGCAGACGCAGCCTCTCGCCTCTGCATTGGTGGCGTAACAAGGAACATCGCTTCCCCGCTGTGGCCAGACTGGCACGAAAATATCTGTCCATACCCGCAACTGCTGTTTCTGCCGATCAGGCCTTTGCCGCCAAGGAATCTCCGGTGACCCAAAGAAGGGCCACTTTGGGATCTAAACACCTTGACCATATTTTATTTCTTCATCAGAACACCGATTATGCAGATCTGTTAAAAGTTGGGCCATCCAGACGAGAAACTGACCAAAGGAACAGTGTCAGTGTAAATCAAAGCAGAGACAGTCTTTACCAGACTCTAGTGTCATATGAAAGTAAAGTTCGTGTGCCTGAGGACTCGTGA
- the zbed4l2 gene encoding E3 SUMO-protein ligase ZBED1 isoform X2 — protein sequence MNHQHPRCPGNLGPPNLRRRMERFLPFSDRRTSKVWNHYTQLSLYRVECNHCKRQLSFHNSTTSMREHLGRKHSIWDGAVPPHNTADDPAPAPLHPHISQSSLHGSNALNAAFPPVLPITVKEEQQEISLPEMAETKPVCAVGGSASTSIALPHQDTDMNCLMYNFPSGEMNSTSGTSGNRSSTKACSNKRAEVLTDLILVMVFRDLQPLSVVEDKGFRLLLSCLEPNYPVPSPSLLGSLLWHRYHILKQFLQQHLQNSLAPHCLTLCVEHWRSIEGCGVGGDGRLYVTVSAHFVDSQWHLARCVLETLPIPGVKENTMSQRGHARFADTLKAVLSDFQLPENFVFCVVHDTPCGTESSRNEKNTAIDSEYQQEFAGPSHPPPSNLPKGWAPLLCAGQALKLCVQEGLCVETVRQTLVDARAIVLHFQHDANAATALSQKAEAVNKESTCLVLNDPGRWTTAIEMCEGLLELKWVISSVLEEQKVASNLADHQWRLIHELVPVLKTVRIAASFLSEDINGPISALMPCLQGVSRLLGQKIAECSCPVVRGVMERIRAGMDKCWSLSDEDALLDSPAVLSSFLDPRFKELRFLSPHARSKLHDKVKELLSAQAYASEERIQSVEMEEPVDEQDEPAVFGLDDPLPMPAIASLDSPESCGSADEGDGFELQPSEPSVAISSPEHANDCALEVDSPYKAISESKIPSSGTRARSPLRGDSQLNSRVRMSPLPQSMYDILLGEDPTERMPEIHQQLENYIAEPLCRRSLSPLHWWRNKEHRFPAVARLARKYLSIPATAVSADQAFAAKESPVTQRRATLGSKHLDHILFLHQNTDYADLLKVGPSRRETDQRNSVSVNQSRDSLYQTLVSYESKVRVPEDS from the coding sequence ATGAATCACCAACATCCAAGGTGTCCTGGAAATCTCGGCCCACCAAACCTTAGAAGGAGAATGGAGCGTTTTCTGCCCTTTTCTGATCGGCGCACATCAAAAGTGTGGAACCACTACACTCAACTGAGCCTGTATCGCGTCGAGTGCAACCATTGTAAGAGGCAGCTTTCCTTTCACAACAGCACCACTTCCATGAGAGAACACCTAGGACGAAAACACAGCATTTGGGATGGAGCGGTTCCACCTCACAACACCGCAGACGACCCCGCCCCTGCACCGTTACATCCTCACATAAGTCAGAGCAGTTTGCACGGTAGCAATGCTCTGAATGCTGCTTTTCCGCCAGTGTTACCCATCACCGTAAAAGAGGAGCAGCAAGAGATTTCACTTCCCGAGATGGCAGAAACCAAACCCGTTTGTGCGGTTGGAGGCAGTGCCTCTACGTCTATCGCCCTTCCCCACCAGGACACAGATATGAACTGCCTAATGTATAACTTTCCTTCTGGGGAGATGAACAGCACTAGTGGAACCAGCGGTAACCGCAGTAGCACGAAAGCATGCAGTAACAAGCGAGCGGAGGTGTTAACCGATCTTATCTTAGTGATGGTATTCAGAGACCTTCAACCATTGTCCGTGGTGGAAGACAAGGGATTCAGACTCTTACTGAGTTGCTTAGAGCCCAACTATCCTGTGCCCTCTCCTTCGCTGCTTGGCAGCCTACTTTGGCATCGCTACCATATCCTCAAACAGTTCCTCCAGCAGCATCTTCAAAACAGTTTAGCTCCTCACTGTCTCACCCTCTGCGTTGAGCATTGGCGTTCCATAGAAGGATGTGGGGTTGGAGGTGATGGTCGACTGTATGTTACGGTCAGTGCACATTTCGTAGACTCTCAATGGCACCTGGCACGCTGTGTGCTGGAGACCCTTCCGATACCAGGAGTCAAAGAAAACACAATGTCTCAAAGAGGCCATGCAAGGTTTGCAGATACCTTGAAGGCAGTACTGTCCGATTTCCAGCTTCCGGAGAATTTCGTCTTTTGCGTTGTGCACGACACACCCTGTGGAACGGAATCCAGCAGGAACGAAAAGAACACAGCCATCGATTCGGAATATCAACAGGAATTTGCCGGACCCAGTCATCCACCACCCAGTAATCTCCCAAAGGGATGGGCGCCTCTACTTTGTGCAGGACAAGCCCTGAAACTCTGTGTCCAGGAAGGACTTTGCGTTGAAACCGTCAGACAGACTCTTGTGGATGCCCGTGCCATCGTCTTGCATTTTCAGCATGATGCAAATGCTGCCACGGCACTGAGCCAGAAGGCAGAGGCAGTTAACAAAGAATCCACGTGCCTGGTTTTGAACGACCCAGGCCGTTGGACCACTGCCATTGAGATGTGTGAGGGTCTACTTGAGCTCAAATGGGTAATAAGCTCAGTATTAGAAGAGCAAAAGGTAGCGTCAAACCTGGCAGATCACCAGTGGCGTCTTATACACGAACTGGTCCCGGTGCTTAAAACAGTTCGTATTGCAGCATCGTTTTTGAGTGAGGACATCAACGGCCCCATCTCGGCCCTGATGCCATGTCTTCAAGGAGTATCCCGGCTTCTTGGACAGAAAATAGCAGAGTGCAGCTGTCCTGTAGTGAGAGGAGTTATGGAGAGAATTCGTGCCGGTATGGACAAATGCTGGAGTCTTAGCGATGAAGATGCTCTTTTAGACAGTCCAGCTGTACTCTCTTCGTTTCTGGACCCACGCTTTAAAGAGTTGCGCTTTCTCAGCCCACACGCCCGCAGCAAGCTACATGACAAGGTGAAAGAGCTCCTGTCTGCTCAAGCTTACGCAAGCGAAGAGAGGATCCAAAGCGTAGAAATGGAAGAACCTGTGGATGAACAAGATGAACCTGCAGTTTTTGGATTAGACGACCCCTTGCCTATGCCTGCGATAGCTTCTTTGGATTCTCCTGAATCGTGTGGCTCCGCAGATGAAGGTGATGGCTTTGAGCTGCAACCGAGCGAGCCCTCAGTTGCCATATCATCTCCAGAACACGCCAACGATTGCGCGCTTGAGGTCGACTCACCCTATAAAGCCATCAGCGAAAGTAAAATACCTTCTAGTGGAACCAGGGCGAGATCTCCACTGCGAGGAGATTCGCAGCTTAATTCTCGCGTACGGATGAGTCCTCTACCGCAGAGCATGTATGATATTCTTCTGGGAGAGGACCCAACTGAACGAATGCCCGAGATTCACCAACAGCTGGAAAATTACATAGCGGAGCCCCTCTGCAGACGCAGCCTCTCGCCTCTGCATTGGTGGCGTAACAAGGAACATCGCTTCCCCGCTGTGGCCAGACTGGCACGAAAATATCTGTCCATACCCGCAACTGCTGTTTCTGCCGATCAGGCCTTTGCCGCCAAGGAATCTCCGGTGACCCAAAGAAGGGCCACTTTGGGATCTAAACACCTTGACCATATTTTATTTCTTCATCAGAACACCGATTATGCAGATCTGTTAAAAGTTGGGCCATCCAGACGAGAAACTGACCAAAGGAACAGTGTCAGTGTAAATCAAAGCAGAGACAGTCTTTACCAGACTCTAGTGTCATATGAAAGTAAAGTTCGTGTGCCTGAGGACTCGTGA